In one window of Mercurialis annua linkage group LG4, ddMerAnnu1.2, whole genome shotgun sequence DNA:
- the LOC126676830 gene encoding WAT1-related protein At5g47470 isoform X2 — translation MVRDLIMKKETIEDLAILGGLIALQFVYAGNSVCLSYLMSLGFTPYTIVIFTTSATFLVTSPAAIYFERRKWPKTFSFKLMMQILFISFAGVTLFQSLFLKGIKLTSPALATAMPNLAPGLIFLIAWAARLEKVRLSCMYSKIKIVGTFLCVLGALTMSLMHSSKPTKNPELLAPPFDANFDMQKMTGCLYLLAAVLVMAANVVLQASTLGDFPAPMSLCTITSFIGVIMTSMVHWFQGSGSGLTWPPLLLGELIGYSLVAGAIGGTGISFSGWAMKKKGPVLVSMFNPIGTVISVLLSIITLGETIRLGSLAGMLLMFTGLYFVLWAKGKEAYNEAVGIESL, via the exons ATGGTTAGAGATTTGATAATGAAGAAGGAGACGATCGAGGATTTAGCAATATTGGGAGGGTTAATAGCGTTACAATTTGTTTATGCAGGAAATTCTGTTTGTTTGAGTTATTTAATGTCTTTAGGTTTTACACCTTATACCATTGTTATCTTCACTACTTCTGCCACCTTTCTCGTCACCTCTCCTGCTGctatttattttgaaag ACGAAAATGGCCTAAAACATTCAGTTTCAAGTTGATGATGCAGATCCTTTTTATCTCTTTTGCAGG GGTAACTCTGTTTCAATCCTTATTCTTGAAGGGAATAAAGTTAACCTCACCAGCATTAGCAACAGCCATGCCAAATCTTGCTCCAGGTCTTATTTTTCTCATCGCCTGGGCAGCAAG GCTCGAGAAAGTTAGGCTGAGCTGTATGTAcagcaaaataaaaattgtggGCACATTTTTATGTGTATTAGGTGCTCTCACCATGAGCCTAATGCACAGCTCTAAACCAACAAAAAATCCAGAGTTATTAGCTCCTCCATTTGATGCGAACTTTGATATGCAAAAAATGACTGGCTGCTTGTATCTTTTGGCCGCCGTTCTTGTTATGGCTGCCAACGTCGTATTGCAG GCTTCGACTTTAGGCGATTTTCCTGCACCAATGTCGCTATGCACTATAACATCATTCATCGGTGTGATTATGACATCGATGGTTCACTGGTTTCAAGGTTCAGGTTCCGGACTCACTTGGCCTCCGTTGCTTCTCGGGGAACTCATAGGTTACTCTTTAGTG GCAGGTGCTATTGGTGGAACTGGTATTAGCTTCAGTGGATGGGCAATGAAGAAAAAGGGGCCAGTTTTGGTGTCCATGTTTAACCCCATTGGAACAGTCATCTCAGTTCTTCTTTCTATCATTACCTTAGGAGAAACTATTAGATTAGGAAG CCTCGCCGGTATGCTGTTAATGTTTACGGGTTTATATTTCGTACTATGGGCAAAAGGGAAAGAAGCGTACAATGAAGCAGTGGGCATAGAGA GCCTCTAG
- the LOC126676830 gene encoding WAT1-related protein At5g47470 isoform X1: MVRDLIMKKETIEDLAILGGLIALQFVYAGNSVCLSYLMSLGFTPYTIVIFTTSATFLVTSPAAIYFERRKWPKTFSFKLMMQILFISFAGVTLFQSLFLKGIKLTSPALATAMPNLAPGLIFLIAWAARLEKVRLSCMYSKIKIVGTFLCVLGALTMSLMHSSKPTKNPELLAPPFDANFDMQKMTGCLYLLAAVLVMAANVVLQASTLGDFPAPMSLCTITSFIGVIMTSMVHWFQGSGSGLTWPPLLLGELIGYSLVAGAIGGTGISFSGWAMKKKGPVLVSMFNPIGTVISVLLSIITLGETIRLGSLAGMLLMFTGLYFVLWAKGKEAYNEAVGIESEYDARKPLLS; the protein is encoded by the exons ATGGTTAGAGATTTGATAATGAAGAAGGAGACGATCGAGGATTTAGCAATATTGGGAGGGTTAATAGCGTTACAATTTGTTTATGCAGGAAATTCTGTTTGTTTGAGTTATTTAATGTCTTTAGGTTTTACACCTTATACCATTGTTATCTTCACTACTTCTGCCACCTTTCTCGTCACCTCTCCTGCTGctatttattttgaaag ACGAAAATGGCCTAAAACATTCAGTTTCAAGTTGATGATGCAGATCCTTTTTATCTCTTTTGCAGG GGTAACTCTGTTTCAATCCTTATTCTTGAAGGGAATAAAGTTAACCTCACCAGCATTAGCAACAGCCATGCCAAATCTTGCTCCAGGTCTTATTTTTCTCATCGCCTGGGCAGCAAG GCTCGAGAAAGTTAGGCTGAGCTGTATGTAcagcaaaataaaaattgtggGCACATTTTTATGTGTATTAGGTGCTCTCACCATGAGCCTAATGCACAGCTCTAAACCAACAAAAAATCCAGAGTTATTAGCTCCTCCATTTGATGCGAACTTTGATATGCAAAAAATGACTGGCTGCTTGTATCTTTTGGCCGCCGTTCTTGTTATGGCTGCCAACGTCGTATTGCAG GCTTCGACTTTAGGCGATTTTCCTGCACCAATGTCGCTATGCACTATAACATCATTCATCGGTGTGATTATGACATCGATGGTTCACTGGTTTCAAGGTTCAGGTTCCGGACTCACTTGGCCTCCGTTGCTTCTCGGGGAACTCATAGGTTACTCTTTAGTG GCAGGTGCTATTGGTGGAACTGGTATTAGCTTCAGTGGATGGGCAATGAAGAAAAAGGGGCCAGTTTTGGTGTCCATGTTTAACCCCATTGGAACAGTCATCTCAGTTCTTCTTTCTATCATTACCTTAGGAGAAACTATTAGATTAGGAAG CCTCGCCGGTATGCTGTTAATGTTTACGGGTTTATATTTCGTACTATGGGCAAAAGGGAAAGAAGCGTACAATGAAGCAGTGGGCATAGAGAGTGAGTACGATGCCAGAAAGCCTCTGTTAAGTTAA
- the LOC126678110 gene encoding putative pentatricopeptide repeat-containing protein At5g47460 codes for MRRSLSKGLHRLFLHMQVYPLKLYNEKFIANISTYNNVNHINKIPEHVESWSTLISTIAQARASGKELALYKASKLLNSSNIQPTGYDLVHLVRASTDLGLDSYCRQLHCYILKSGFGADVSVSTTLLRFFKVKESVNEAHNLFVEMPQPNVVSWNTLISTYVQSGQFRTALGLLVQLDGSGICPDAYSFTVALSACGQLSLLHLGSSIHCKIVKFGMECGVFVGNCLIDMYGKCGSVEEAVRVFDELIDKDIISWNSIIVASARNGNLELANNFFYQMPERDVISYNEMINGIAQFGNIEDAIEMLLNMPNPNSSSWNSIITACVNRNQAREALEIFTKMHNNDFKKDEYTYSVLLSGVAGLAALKWGMLIHCCTIKGGFATSVVVGSALIDMYSKCGQVKNAELVFRLLDERNLITWNAMISGYAHNGDSNKVIQQFEEMRTVEGLNPDDVTFLNVISAISNTEAPLQKGIQYFELMINDYGIKPTVEHCCSMIRLMGQRGDVDQAKRMIYELAFGSYGTVWRALLGACGTCRNLKVARIAAAKVIELEGDDEYVYVMMSNIFASYGKWNEVGKVRRIMWGKEVRKEVGCSWIEVET; via the coding sequence ATGCGGAGATCCCTGTCGAAGGGACTCCATAGATTATTCCTGCATATGCAAGTTTATCCACTTAAGCTATATAATGAGAAGTTCATTGCCAACATTTCCACATATAACAATGTTAATCATATCAATAAAATTCCTGAACATGTTGAATCTTGGTCCACTCTTATCTCAACCATTGCCCAAGCTCGTGCCTCTGGTAAAGAGTTGGCATTGTACAAGGCCTCTAAATTGCTCAACTCTTCTAACATTCAACCTACTGGCTATGATCTTGTTCACCTTGTTCGAGCTTCTACGGACCTGGGTCTTGACTCTTATTGCCGACAGCTTCATTGCTACATTTTAAAATCTGGGTTTGGTGCCGATGTGTCTGTATCCACTACTTTATTAAggttttttaaagttaaagagTCAGTAAATGAGGCCCATAACCTGTTTGTTGAAATGCCTCAACCAAATGTAGTTTCTTGGAATACTTTAATTTCTACGTATGTGCAATCTGGACAGTTTAGGACAGCATTGGGTTTACTTGTTCAGCTTGATGGGTCTGGTATTTGTCCGGATGCGTACTCTTTCACGGTGGCTCTATCCGCTTGTGGCCAGTTAAGTCTGTTGCATCTTGGCAGCTCAATACACTGTAAGATTGTGAAATTTGGCATGGAATGTGGCGTTTTTGTCGGGAATTGTTTGATTGATATGTATGGGAAATGCGGTTCTGTTGAGGAGGCAGTTCGGGTTTTTGATGAATTGATTGATAAGGACATTATTTCTTGGAATTCCATAATTGTAGCAAGTGCAAGAAATGGAAATCTTGAATTGGCAAACAATTTTTTCTATCAAATGCCTGAGCGAGATGTTATCTCATACAATGAAATGATCAATGGCATTGCTCAGTTTGGCAATATAGAGGATGCTATTGAAATGTTATTGAATATGCCGAATCCAAACTCGTCTTCTTGGAATTCGATCATAACAGCTTGTGTTAACAGGAACCAAGCGCGAGAAGCATTAGAGATTTTCACTAAAATGCataataatgattttaaaaaggaTGAATATACTTACTCAGTTCTTTTGAGTGGTGTTGCTGGTCTTGCAGCTTTGAAATGGGGAATGCTGATTCATTGTTGCACGATAAAGGGAGGTTTTGCTACTTCTGTGGTTGTAGGTAGCGCTTTGATTGACATGTACTCGAAATGTGGACAAGTAAAGAATGCTGAGTTAGTGTTTAGATTGTTGGATGAAAGAAATTTGATAACATGGAATGCAATGATCTCAGGTTATGCTCACAATGGCGATTCGAATAAAGTGATTCAACAATTCGAGGAAATGAGAACCGTTGAAGGTTTGAATCCTGACGATGTCACTTTTCTTAATGTAATTTCCGCAATCTCGAATACTGAGGCTCCGTTGCAGAAGGGAATTCAATACTTTGAATTAATGATCAATGATTACGGAATCAAACCGACTGTTGAGCATTGCTGTTCGATGATTAGGCTCATGGGACAAAGAGGGGATGTTGACCAGGCAAAGAGAATGATTTATGAACTAGCTTTCGGGTCGTATGGAACGGTTTGGAGGGCTCTGCTTGGTGCTTGTGGAACGTGTAGGAATTTAAAAGTGGCGAGGATTGCCGCAGCGAAGGTGATTGAATTGGAAGGTGATGATGAATATGTGTATGTTATGATGTCCAACATATTTGCATCGTATGGCAAATGGAATGAGGTGGGCAAGGTGAGAAGGATCATGTGGGGTAAAGAGGTCAGAAAAGAAGTTGGCTGTAGTTGGATAGAGGTTGAAACTTGA
- the LOC126678111 gene encoding protein NONRESPONDING TO OXYLIPINS 2, mitochondrial isoform X2, with product MGSYCRRFISKSSLSSIKSAIKSNAPKSPSRPPSPPSSSAPRRISFTSRSPFELGGVQSLLPLHSTVAAARMTSCLSTTSRNCRALSQELGLSVPR from the exons ATGGGATCATATTGCCGGAGATTCATCTCCAAATCATCTCTGTCGTCTATTAAATCCGCAATCAAATCCAACGCTCCAAAATCTCCCTCTCGGCCTCCTTCACCGCCTTCTTCTTCCGCTCCTCGTCGCATATCCTTTACTTCCAG GTCTCCGTTTGAATTGGGAGGCGTTCAGTCGCTACTGCCGTTACACAGCACGGTGGCTGCGGCGAGGATGACGTCATGCTTGAGTACTACATCGAGGAATTGTCGTGCGCTCTCTCAGG AGCTTGGTCTGTCTGTTCCAAGGTGA
- the LOC126678111 gene encoding protein NONRESPONDING TO OXYLIPINS 2, mitochondrial isoform X3 — MGSYCRRFISKSSLSSIKSAIKSNAPKSPSRPPSPPSSSAPRRISFTSRSPFELGGVQSLLPLHSTVAAARMTSCLSTTSRNCRALSQDGVDGT, encoded by the exons ATGGGATCATATTGCCGGAGATTCATCTCCAAATCATCTCTGTCGTCTATTAAATCCGCAATCAAATCCAACGCTCCAAAATCTCCCTCTCGGCCTCCTTCACCGCCTTCTTCTTCCGCTCCTCGTCGCATATCCTTTACTTCCAG GTCTCCGTTTGAATTGGGAGGCGTTCAGTCGCTACTGCCGTTACACAGCACGGTGGCTGCGGCGAGGATGACGTCATGCTTGAGTACTACATCGAGGAATTGTCGTGCGCTCTCTCAGG ATGGAGTTGATGGTACGTGA
- the LOC126678111 gene encoding protein NONRESPONDING TO OXYLIPINS 2, mitochondrial isoform X1: MGSYCRRFISKSSLSSIKSAIKSNAPKSPSRPPSPPSSSAPRRISFTSRSPFELGGVQSLLPLHSTVAAARMTSCLSTTSRNCRALSQGTLCCTSPGL, from the exons ATGGGATCATATTGCCGGAGATTCATCTCCAAATCATCTCTGTCGTCTATTAAATCCGCAATCAAATCCAACGCTCCAAAATCTCCCTCTCGGCCTCCTTCACCGCCTTCTTCTTCCGCTCCTCGTCGCATATCCTTTACTTCCAG GTCTCCGTTTGAATTGGGAGGCGTTCAGTCGCTACTGCCGTTACACAGCACGGTGGCTGCGGCGAGGATGACGTCATGCTTGAGTACTACATCGAGGAATTGTCGTGCGCTCTCTCAGGGTACACTCTGCTGCACCTCTCCTGGCCTCTAA